In Streptomyces sp. NBC_00704, a genomic segment contains:
- a CDS encoding cytochrome P450 produces the protein MTTELNTVTPDDAVIELFSPPQPADPFPLYDVLMETNRVYRSPSLGLWAVTGYAESAAILRANTTRNGPRAASTMRPDWAEHEALRMYLNALITLDPPDHSRVRGLAGRVFTPAAVRALGPSIERLMRRHLDDMVELAHGGAPVDLITSLASPFPVAVISEMLGVPDQDGMHFYHVANNWSRVWAGGYYSEEDLTRADAAALELREYFDGILDERRRSPREDLLSTLVREGDNARLSPEETMSLATFLFVAGFETTTSLISAGLISLLDHPDQLELWRRDASVTPTAVEELLRFNTPITAASRVMKEDTALGDQIVPAGNLVVALLAAANRDPRQFTDPGRLDLTRSEGANLAFSAGPHFCMGGNLARLEASVLFPAFLERFSRIEVVGAPTRRDAIGLNGYEELQVVLA, from the coding sequence ATGACGACCGAGCTGAACACCGTGACGCCGGACGACGCGGTGATCGAACTGTTCAGTCCGCCGCAGCCCGCGGACCCGTTCCCCCTCTACGACGTGCTGATGGAGACCAACCGCGTGTACCGCAGCCCGTCGCTCGGCCTGTGGGCCGTGACCGGCTACGCCGAGTCCGCCGCGATCCTGCGCGCCAACACGACCCGCAACGGCCCGCGTGCGGCCAGCACGATGCGTCCGGACTGGGCGGAGCACGAGGCGCTGCGCATGTACCTCAACGCCCTGATCACGCTCGACCCCCCGGACCACAGCCGTGTGCGCGGGCTCGCGGGCAGGGTGTTCACCCCGGCCGCGGTGCGCGCCCTGGGGCCCAGCATCGAGCGCCTGATGCGCCGTCACCTCGACGACATGGTCGAACTGGCCCACGGTGGCGCCCCGGTGGACCTCATCACGTCGCTGGCCAGCCCGTTCCCGGTGGCCGTCATCAGCGAGATGCTGGGCGTCCCGGACCAGGACGGCATGCACTTCTACCACGTGGCCAACAACTGGTCGCGGGTCTGGGCGGGCGGCTACTACTCCGAGGAGGATCTGACGCGCGCCGACGCCGCGGCGCTCGAACTGCGCGAGTACTTCGACGGCATCCTCGACGAGCGCCGCAGAAGCCCGCGCGAGGACCTGCTCTCGACGCTGGTCCGCGAGGGCGACAACGCCCGGCTCTCTCCGGAGGAGACGATGTCGCTGGCGACGTTCCTCTTCGTCGCGGGCTTCGAGACCACCACGTCCCTCATCAGCGCGGGACTGATCTCGCTGCTGGACCACCCGGACCAGCTGGAACTGTGGCGTCGCGACGCGTCCGTCACGCCGACGGCGGTCGAGGAGCTGCTGCGCTTCAACACGCCGATCACGGCCGCCAGTCGGGTGATGAAGGAGGACACCGCGCTGGGCGACCAGATCGTCCCGGCGGGCAACCTCGTCGTCGCGCTGCTGGCCGCGGCCAACCGCGACCCGCGCCAGTTCACCGACCCGGGCAGGCTGGACCTGACCCGCAGTGAGGGCGCCAACCTCGCCTTCAGCGCGGGCCCGCACTTCTGCATGGGCGGGAACCTGGCCCGGCTGGAGGCCTCGGTGCTGTTCCCGGCCTTCCTGGAGCGCTTCAGCCGTATCGAGGTGGTGGGCGCCCCGACGCGCCGGGACGCCATCGGACTCAACGGATACGAAGAGCTCCAGGTCGTCCTGGCCTGA